One region of Streptomyces sp. CG4 genomic DNA includes:
- a CDS encoding LysR family transcriptional regulator, with protein MDEVELRQLRCLVAIVDEGTFTDAAIALGVSQAAVSRTLAGLERALGVRLLRRTSREVAPTATGMRVVAQARRVLADVAALVQEATSGHTRLRIGYAWSAVGGHTVAFQRRWSSAHPGIDLHLVRVNTASAGLGEGGCDLAVVRRPLEDRRFDSAIVGLERRLCAMAADDPLARRRSVRLADLTGRTLLVDRRTGTTTPELWPPDTRPTVEETHDVDDWLTVIAAGRGIGVTAESTANQYPRPGIVYRPVRDAEPVAVRLAWWRDDPHPALQAVLELLTELYRTG; from the coding sequence ATGGATGAGGTCGAACTGCGGCAGCTGCGCTGTCTCGTCGCCATCGTCGACGAGGGCACCTTCACCGATGCGGCGATCGCCCTGGGGGTGTCCCAGGCGGCGGTGTCCCGTACCCTGGCGGGGCTCGAACGAGCCCTGGGGGTACGGCTGTTGCGGCGCACCTCGCGCGAGGTGGCCCCGACCGCGACCGGAATGCGGGTGGTGGCGCAGGCCCGACGGGTGCTGGCGGACGTCGCCGCCCTGGTCCAGGAGGCCACCTCGGGGCACACCCGGCTGCGGATCGGCTACGCGTGGTCGGCGGTCGGCGGCCACACCGTCGCCTTCCAGCGTCGCTGGAGCTCCGCACACCCCGGGATCGATCTGCATCTCGTCCGCGTCAACACGGCGTCCGCCGGCCTCGGCGAAGGCGGCTGCGACCTCGCGGTGGTGCGTCGGCCGCTGGAGGACCGGCGGTTCGACTCGGCCATCGTGGGCCTGGAGCGGCGCCTGTGCGCGATGGCCGCCGACGATCCGCTGGCCCGGCGCCGCTCCGTACGGCTCGCCGACCTCACCGGCCGGACCCTGCTGGTCGACCGGCGCACCGGCACCACCACCCCCGAACTGTGGCCGCCGGACACCCGCCCCACCGTCGAGGAGACACACGACGTCGACGACTGGCTCACCGTCATCGCCGCCGGACGCGGCATCGGCGTCACCGCCGAGTCGACCGCGAACCAGTACCCGCGGCCCGGCATCGTCTACCGGCCGGTGCGCGACGCCGAACCCGTCGCCGTACGGCTCGCCTGGTGGCGCGACGATCCCCACCCCGCCCTCCAGGCGGTCCTCGAACTGCTCACCGAGCTGTACCGCACGGGCTGA
- a CDS encoding DMT family transporter translates to MATMFGSGLSNQTGAAIGSLAFPVLGPLGVVAVRQYVAALVLVAVGRPRLRDFTWRQWWPVLLLAGVFGTMNLTLYSAIERIGLGLAVTLEFLGPLSIALAAARRRLDAGCAVLAAAGVVVLMRPQSSTDYLGMGLGLVAACCWASYILLNRTVGRRIPGAQGSAAAACVSAVTFLPIGIVVAVRHPPTVSAVLCAVAAGVLSSAVPYLADLLTLRTVPARTFGLFMSVNPMLAAVVGWVILGQGLGLPEWAGIGAVVAANAVSIATTRT, encoded by the coding sequence GTGGCGACCATGTTCGGCAGCGGCCTCTCCAACCAGACCGGCGCGGCGATCGGCTCGCTGGCCTTCCCGGTGCTCGGCCCGCTCGGGGTGGTGGCGGTGCGCCAGTACGTCGCCGCGCTGGTCCTCGTGGCCGTCGGCCGGCCGCGGCTGCGCGACTTCACCTGGCGGCAGTGGTGGCCGGTGCTGCTGCTCGCCGGGGTCTTCGGCACCATGAACCTGACCCTGTACAGCGCGATCGAGCGGATCGGCCTGGGGCTGGCGGTGACGCTGGAGTTCCTGGGCCCGCTGAGCATCGCGCTGGCCGCCGCGCGGCGCCGGCTGGACGCCGGGTGCGCGGTGCTGGCGGCGGCCGGTGTCGTGGTGCTGATGCGCCCTCAGTCGTCCACCGACTACCTGGGGATGGGGCTGGGCCTGGTGGCCGCCTGCTGCTGGGCGTCGTACATCCTGCTCAACCGGACCGTCGGGCGGCGCATCCCGGGCGCGCAGGGTTCGGCGGCGGCCGCGTGTGTCTCCGCGGTGACCTTCCTGCCGATCGGGATCGTCGTCGCCGTACGGCATCCGCCGACGGTCTCGGCCGTGCTGTGCGCGGTGGCGGCGGGCGTGCTGTCGTCGGCCGTGCCGTACCTCGCCGATCTGCTCACCCTGCGCACGGTGCCGGCCAGGACCTTCGGTCTGTTCATGAGCGTCAACCCGATGCTGGCCGCCGTGGTCGGCTGGGTGATCCTCGGACAGGGGCTGGGCCTGCCGGAGTGGGCGGGGATCGGGGCGGTGGTCGCCGCCAACGCGGTCAGCATCGCCACCACCCGCACCTGA
- a CDS encoding ATP-binding cassette domain-containing protein, with amino-acid sequence MDGLDLGVREGEVFGLLGPNGAGKTTAIRCITTLLPVPTGMVRVFGHDAAKERMAVRRLLGYVPQQLSADSGLTGRENVALFARVFDVPRRERAARVARALAAVGLAEAADRLAGTYSGGMVRRLELAQALISAPRLLILDEPTIGLDPIARTGVWEHINAVRAATGMTVLVTTHSMDEADQYCDRVALMHRGRIRALGTPVELRRGLAERQGSDALPTLEDVFRHVAGSSLDDNSGGGFRDVRSTRRTARRVG; translated from the coding sequence GTGGATGGGCTCGACCTCGGTGTTCGTGAGGGGGAGGTGTTCGGGCTGCTCGGGCCGAACGGGGCCGGCAAGACCACTGCGATCCGCTGCATCACGACCCTCCTGCCCGTCCCCACCGGCATGGTCCGCGTCTTCGGGCACGACGCCGCCAAGGAGCGGATGGCGGTGCGCCGGCTGCTCGGCTACGTCCCGCAGCAGCTGTCCGCCGACAGCGGGCTCACCGGCCGGGAGAACGTCGCGCTGTTCGCCCGCGTCTTCGACGTGCCCCGCCGCGAGCGCGCCGCACGGGTCGCCCGGGCGCTGGCCGCCGTCGGCCTCGCCGAAGCCGCCGACCGGCTCGCCGGCACCTACTCCGGCGGCATGGTCCGCCGCCTCGAACTCGCCCAGGCCCTGATCAGCGCCCCCCGGCTGCTGATCCTGGACGAACCCACCATCGGTCTGGACCCGATCGCCCGCACCGGCGTCTGGGAGCACATCAACGCCGTCCGCGCGGCCACCGGCATGACCGTCCTCGTCACCACCCACTCCATGGACGAGGCCGACCAGTACTGCGACCGGGTCGCCCTGATGCACCGCGGCCGTATCCGCGCCCTCGGCACCCCCGTCGAGCTGCGCCGGGGCCTGGCCGAACGCCAGGGTTCCGACGCCCTGCCCACGCTGGAGGACGTCTTCCGCCACGTGGCCGGCAGCAGCCTCGACGACAACTCCGGAGGAGGTTTCCGCGATGTCCGCAGCACCCGCCGCACCGCGCGCCGCGTCGGCTGA
- a CDS encoding ATP-dependent DNA ligase — protein MPLPLIAPMLATPGSLPPAAQDERWAYETKQDGQRVMVYLPGDGSVLLRARSGEDITGAYPELRPLAGALGSTPAVLDGEVLALDARGRADFQLLQSRMGLAHAPARAARRAAQVPVHLVLFDVPYLAESLLRLPYVRRRARLTELALAGPYWSTPGAVTGHGAEALAATREHGLEGLVCKRLDSVYEPGVRSRAWIKIRNMRAEDVVVGGWLPGKGRLSGLPGALLLGQHDARRRLRYVGGVGTGWSEAERTELARLLAAAASNRCPFDPAPRIPDARWVLPRLVGEVSYSTRTRAGLLRQPSWLRLRPELTPKESAADLPGEFD, from the coding sequence GTGCCGCTGCCGCTCATCGCGCCGATGCTCGCCACTCCCGGCTCCCTGCCGCCCGCCGCCCAGGACGAGCGGTGGGCGTACGAGACCAAGCAGGACGGCCAGCGGGTGATGGTCTATCTGCCGGGCGACGGCAGTGTGCTGCTGCGTGCCCGTTCGGGCGAGGACATCACGGGGGCCTATCCCGAACTGCGGCCGCTCGCGGGCGCGCTGGGCAGCACGCCCGCCGTCCTGGACGGTGAGGTGCTGGCCCTGGACGCACGGGGGCGGGCCGACTTCCAGTTGCTGCAGAGCCGGATGGGTCTCGCACACGCCCCCGCACGGGCGGCGCGCCGGGCCGCCCAGGTGCCGGTGCACCTGGTGCTGTTCGACGTGCCCTACCTGGCGGAGTCCCTGCTACGGCTGCCGTACGTACGGCGGCGGGCCCGGCTCACGGAGCTGGCTCTGGCCGGGCCGTACTGGTCGACGCCGGGTGCCGTGACCGGGCACGGCGCCGAGGCGCTCGCGGCGACCAGGGAGCACGGTCTGGAGGGCCTGGTGTGCAAGCGGCTGGACTCGGTGTACGAGCCCGGAGTGCGCTCCCGCGCCTGGATCAAGATCCGGAACATGCGTGCCGAGGACGTGGTCGTCGGCGGCTGGCTGCCGGGCAAGGGGCGGCTGAGTGGGCTGCCCGGCGCGCTGCTGCTCGGCCAGCACGACGCGCGACGCCGGCTGCGCTACGTCGGCGGGGTGGGCACCGGCTGGAGCGAGGCGGAGCGGACCGAACTGGCCCGGCTGCTGGCGGCCGCCGCGAGCAACCGGTGCCCCTTCGACCCGGCGCCCCGGATCCCGGACGCCCGCTGGGTGCTGCCCCGGCTGGTGGGCGAGGTCTCCTACAGCACCCGTACCCGGGCCGGGCTGTTGCGCCAGCCGTCCTGGCTGCGGCTGCGTCCGGAGCTGACGCCAAAGGAGTCTGCGGCGGACCTGCCCGGGGAGTTCGACTGA
- a CDS encoding SH3 domain-containing protein, whose translation MFPRTLKGGLLATAMVLALLPTATGATAASATAQHPAPSAVAQSDTHHRVHHYRHHLRRQHAHRVHRGHRYTSQGAVYRSVQRATAYRIASHMTPYRLHHHLSAQPVSHRRVLPVTGRVTTRHAWLNVRSGPGTGYRVIGHRQSGRQVGLVCETRGSWVHGNRIWYRLRHHAGYVSAHYVRASRTLPWC comes from the coding sequence ATGTTCCCACGGACTCTGAAGGGCGGTCTGCTGGCCACGGCCATGGTGCTGGCGTTGCTGCCCACGGCGACCGGGGCCACCGCGGCGAGCGCCACCGCCCAGCACCCGGCGCCCAGCGCCGTCGCCCAGTCCGACACCCACCACCGCGTCCACCACTACCGCCACCACCTCCGCAGGCAGCACGCACACCGCGTGCACCGCGGCCACCGCTACACGAGCCAGGGAGCGGTGTACCGCTCCGTCCAGCGGGCGACGGCCTACCGGATCGCCTCGCACATGACGCCGTACCGTCTGCACCACCACCTCTCGGCGCAGCCGGTGTCGCACCGGCGCGTCCTGCCCGTCACCGGCCGGGTCACCACACGTCACGCCTGGCTGAACGTCCGCTCGGGGCCGGGCACCGGCTACCGGGTGATCGGCCACCGGCAGTCGGGCCGGCAGGTGGGTCTCGTCTGCGAGACCCGCGGCTCCTGGGTGCACGGGAACCGCATCTGGTACCGACTGCGGCACCACGCCGGATACGTCTCGGCCCACTATGTCCGCGCCAGCCGCACCCTCCCCTGGTGCTGA
- a CDS encoding peroxiredoxin — protein sequence MTERIEVGDKAEDFALPDETGVTRRLDELLADGPVVLFFYPAALSPGCTAEACHFRDLAAEFAAVGAQPVGISGDGVDKQQEFAGRHGLGMPLLSDADGTVRERFGVKRGFSLVPTKRVTFVIAQDRTVLEIVRSELRMNTHADRALAALRAHQG from the coding sequence ATGACGGAACGCATCGAGGTCGGGGACAAGGCAGAGGACTTCGCCCTGCCCGACGAGACCGGCGTCACCCGCCGGCTCGACGAGCTGCTGGCCGACGGGCCGGTGGTCCTCTTCTTCTACCCCGCCGCACTCTCCCCGGGCTGCACCGCCGAGGCCTGCCACTTCCGCGACCTCGCCGCAGAGTTCGCCGCCGTCGGCGCCCAGCCCGTCGGCATCAGCGGCGACGGCGTCGACAAACAGCAGGAGTTCGCCGGCCGGCACGGCCTCGGCATGCCGCTGCTCTCCGACGCCGACGGCACGGTCCGCGAGCGGTTCGGCGTCAAGCGCGGTTTCTCCCTCGTCCCCACCAAACGCGTCACGTTCGTGATCGCCCAGGACCGCACCGTGCTGGAGATCGTCCGCAGCGAGCTGCGCATGAACACCCACGCCGACCGGGCTCTCGCCGCCCTGCGCGCGCACCAGGGCTGA
- a CDS encoding antibiotic biosynthesis monooxygenase: MAFAVVAQYQCAPADADTVRDALRKMRELVPSEPANLAYEAHEVVDRPGAFVLYERYTDRSGFEAHKETDHFAELIRGTVFPLLKERSITFAETV, translated from the coding sequence ATGGCCTTCGCCGTCGTCGCCCAGTACCAGTGCGCCCCCGCCGACGCGGACACCGTGCGCGACGCGCTGCGGAAGATGCGCGAACTGGTCCCGTCGGAACCGGCGAACCTCGCCTACGAGGCGCACGAGGTCGTCGACCGGCCGGGGGCGTTCGTGCTGTACGAGCGCTACACCGACCGGAGCGGGTTCGAGGCGCACAAGGAGACGGACCATTTCGCGGAACTGATCCGGGGAACGGTGTTCCCCCTGCTCAAAGAGCGGTCCATCACCTTCGCCGAGACGGTCTGA
- a CDS encoding XRE family transcriptional regulator codes for MRDPQASTTPDEPLAVGLRELKDRTGLSLAALAARTPYSKSAWHRYLSGGTPPPRAAVEALCRLAGADPEAVLALWEAADVPPATAGPEKPGRTHRLRRLASWRAPWLPMSALALFGVATAVTAAVALYTRPGNAPAEQPVSAVPRCHGRSCQGELPDASVCAKDARTTSTVTDPGYTVRLRYSPACGTAWSEVRLRSAKPHEVSVRAGQDVLTASYPADDSAEDSSPMLSVFSPRGVEACAEVNEELACTGLDVEPDAQR; via the coding sequence ATGCGGGACCCTCAAGCGTCGACCACACCGGACGAGCCACTGGCGGTGGGGCTGCGCGAGTTGAAGGACCGTACGGGGCTGAGCCTCGCGGCGCTGGCCGCGCGCACTCCGTACAGCAAGTCCGCGTGGCACCGCTATCTGTCCGGCGGCACGCCGCCGCCGAGGGCCGCCGTGGAGGCGCTGTGCCGGCTCGCGGGCGCCGATCCCGAGGCCGTACTGGCGCTGTGGGAGGCGGCCGACGTCCCACCGGCCACGGCGGGGCCCGAGAAGCCCGGCCGGACGCACCGGCTGCGGCGGCTCGCGTCCTGGCGGGCGCCCTGGCTGCCGATGTCCGCGCTCGCGCTGTTCGGCGTGGCGACGGCGGTGACCGCTGCCGTCGCCCTGTACACGCGGCCGGGCAACGCACCCGCCGAACAGCCCGTGTCGGCGGTGCCCCGCTGCCACGGCCGGTCCTGCCAGGGCGAGTTGCCCGACGCGTCGGTGTGCGCCAAGGACGCGCGGACCACGAGCACGGTCACCGACCCCGGTTACACGGTCCGGCTGCGCTACTCGCCCGCCTGCGGGACCGCCTGGTCCGAGGTACGGCTGCGGTCGGCCAAGCCGCACGAGGTGTCGGTGCGGGCCGGGCAGGATGTGCTCACGGCCAGCTATCCGGCGGACGACTCCGCCGAGGACAGCAGCCCGATGCTCTCGGTGTTCTCGCCCCGGGGCGTGGAGGCCTGCGCCGAGGTGAACGAGGAGCTGGCCTGCACGGGCCTGGACGTGGAGCCGGACGCGCAGCGGTGA
- a CDS encoding ABC transporter permease: MSAAPAAPRAASADRTPGTITDLLLSPPVPRAGWRLLPARVIAMCAVELQKLRHDRTELYTRAVQPALWLLIFGQTFTRIRAIPTGGVPYIDFMAPGIIAQSAMFIAIFYGIQIIWERDAGILNKLLVTPTPRSALITGKAFAAGVKSLIQAIVVIAIAAVLGVALTWNPLKLLGVGAAVVLASVFFSCLSMTIAGIVLNRDRLMGFGQAITMPLFFGSNALYPVSVMPGWLQAVSKVNPLSYQVDALRGLLLGTPAHLGTDFAVLLVAAALGIAAASSLLGRLAR; the protein is encoded by the coding sequence ATGTCCGCAGCACCCGCCGCACCGCGCGCCGCGTCGGCTGACCGCACCCCCGGCACCATCACCGACCTGCTGCTCAGCCCGCCCGTGCCGCGCGCCGGCTGGCGGCTGCTCCCCGCCCGGGTCATCGCCATGTGCGCGGTCGAGCTGCAGAAGCTGCGGCACGACCGGACCGAGCTCTACACCCGCGCGGTCCAGCCCGCCCTGTGGCTGCTGATCTTCGGCCAGACCTTCACCCGGATCCGGGCGATACCCACCGGCGGCGTCCCGTACATCGACTTCATGGCGCCCGGCATCATCGCCCAGTCGGCGATGTTCATCGCGATCTTCTACGGCATCCAGATCATCTGGGAACGCGACGCGGGCATCCTGAACAAGCTTCTCGTCACCCCGACCCCGCGCTCCGCACTGATCACCGGCAAGGCGTTCGCCGCCGGGGTGAAGTCGCTGATCCAGGCGATCGTCGTCATCGCCATCGCCGCCGTGCTCGGCGTGGCCCTCACCTGGAACCCGCTGAAGCTGCTCGGCGTCGGGGCCGCGGTGGTCCTCGCCTCCGTCTTCTTCTCCTGTCTGTCGATGACCATCGCGGGCATCGTGCTCAACCGCGACCGGCTGATGGGTTTCGGGCAGGCGATCACCATGCCGCTGTTCTTCGGCTCCAACGCCCTGTACCCCGTCTCGGTGATGCCGGGCTGGCTGCAGGCCGTCAGCAAGGTCAACCCACTGAGTTATCAAGTCGACGCCCTGCGCGGGCTGCTGCTCGGCACACCCGCGCACCTCGGCACCGACTTCGCCGTCCTGCTCGTGGCCGCCGCGCTCGGCATCGCCGCGGCCTCCTCACTGCTCGGCCGCCTGGCCCGTTGA
- the hemC gene encoding hydroxymethylbilane synthase: protein MLMPVPELIRIVSRDSPMALAQVERVRAELAVLHPGVRTEVVPVKTTGDKWLGDLSKVEGKGAFTKEVDAALLAGEADLAVHCVKDVPADRPLPAGTVFAAFLKRDDIRDALIHPDGLTLDELPAGTRIGTSSVRRVAQLAATHPHLECVPFRGNANRRLQKLAEGEADALLLAVSGLERIDRTDVISEVLSTETMMPPIGAGILALQCRADDSELIDAVSGLGDPETYREATAERMFLHVLQGHCNSPIAGYARVDRGGELSLRACVFTPDGKTRLNAHEWAGRLDPATLGTSVAVALLRQGAREIIDGIPH from the coding sequence GTGCTCATGCCGGTTCCCGAACTGATCCGAATCGTCTCCCGCGACTCCCCCATGGCCCTGGCCCAAGTCGAGCGGGTCCGCGCCGAGTTGGCCGTACTGCACCCGGGTGTGCGCACCGAGGTGGTTCCGGTGAAGACCACCGGCGACAAGTGGCTCGGCGATCTGTCCAAGGTCGAGGGCAAGGGGGCGTTCACCAAGGAGGTGGACGCGGCCCTGCTGGCCGGGGAGGCCGATCTCGCGGTGCACTGCGTCAAGGACGTGCCCGCCGACCGGCCACTGCCCGCCGGGACGGTGTTCGCCGCGTTCCTGAAGCGGGACGACATCCGTGACGCGCTGATCCACCCGGACGGCCTCACCCTGGACGAACTGCCGGCCGGCACCCGGATCGGCACCTCCTCGGTGCGCCGGGTGGCCCAACTGGCCGCCACGCACCCGCACCTGGAATGCGTGCCGTTCCGCGGCAACGCCAACCGCCGGCTGCAGAAGCTGGCCGAGGGGGAGGCGGACGCGCTGCTGCTGGCGGTGTCCGGTCTGGAGCGGATCGACCGGACGGACGTGATCAGCGAGGTGCTGTCGACGGAGACGATGATGCCGCCGATCGGCGCGGGCATCCTCGCCCTGCAGTGCCGTGCGGACGACAGCGAGCTGATCGACGCCGTCAGCGGGCTCGGCGACCCGGAAACCTACCGTGAGGCCACGGCCGAGCGCATGTTCCTGCACGTGCTGCAGGGCCACTGCAACAGCCCCATCGCCGGCTACGCGCGCGTGGACCGCGGCGGCGAACTGTCCCTGCGGGCCTGTGTGTTCACCCCGGACGGCAAGACCCGGCTGAACGCCCACGAGTGGGCGGGCCGGCTCGACCCGGCCACCCTCGGTACCTCGGTCGCGGTGGCGCTGCTGCGCCAGGGCGCCCGGGAGATCATCGACGGCATCCCGCACTGA